Proteins co-encoded in one Saprospira grandis genomic window:
- a CDS encoding cyclase family protein, which translates to MRKRKIVDLSKAIRENKRDPWFMRVKIKHKPHRRARWLIRLLGLPFRLFPKNFEGWADDYISMGVHAVTHIDAPWHYSPTTGGQRAKTIDEIDLEDCMGPGLLIDMSHKAGFDPITEEDITAFLERENLAVEAGMIVLIRTGADRYNGQPDFHKRGTGMSAKATAYLIDRGVKVMGIDAWGWDTPLPEQIRQAKAANDATVFWEAHLVGQEKEYWHMEQLVNLGALPYSGFEVAVFPLKIVGASAAPARVLAFLEE; encoded by the coding sequence ATGAGAAAGCGAAAAATAGTAGACTTATCTAAGGCGATACGAGAAAACAAGCGAGACCCTTGGTTTATGCGAGTAAAAATTAAGCATAAGCCGCATCGGCGGGCGCGATGGTTGATCCGATTATTGGGCTTACCGTTTCGATTATTTCCAAAAAACTTTGAGGGTTGGGCCGATGATTATATTAGTATGGGGGTGCATGCGGTGACGCATATCGATGCGCCCTGGCACTACTCGCCGACTACGGGGGGGCAGCGGGCCAAAACCATAGATGAAATTGATTTGGAGGATTGTATGGGGCCAGGCTTGCTGATCGATATGTCGCATAAGGCCGGTTTTGACCCCATTACAGAGGAGGATATCACTGCTTTTTTGGAGCGAGAAAACTTGGCCGTAGAAGCGGGAATGATCGTCTTGATTCGGACAGGAGCGGATCGTTATAATGGGCAGCCTGATTTTCATAAGCGGGGGACGGGCATGAGTGCAAAGGCCACGGCCTATTTAATTGATCGAGGTGTAAAAGTGATGGGGATCGATGCTTGGGGTTGGGATACGCCCTTGCCCGAGCAGATTCGGCAGGCGAAAGCGGCCAATGATGCAACTGTTTTTTGGGAAGCGCATTTAGTGGGCCAAGAAAAGGAATATTGGCATATGGAGCAGCTGGTTAATTTGGGCGCATTGCCTTATTCGGGCTTTGAGGTCGCCGTATTTCCCTTAAAGATAGTGGGAGCATCGGCGGCG